In Paenibacillus sp. FSL M7-0420, a single genomic region encodes these proteins:
- a CDS encoding sporulation protein YpjB, producing the protein MPRRKVIILSGIMLYWLLAGISGGRVQAEAGDAAADQGSTAYIEAAGSVPSDPAALTARSGAQRLEQAAEALYGYVLEGDVLKARQEAEEVSQIFISSSFEGMTSVEGVNALSSVILDMKSALAAAQPSPERWEAAAAKLRLAANSLNHPRQPMWLQYYKLVREDLNDMEQSAAANDLKSWTAALARLQSRYANIRPAVIISRPAEAVSSFDSWMSYAGGVAGSEQPVERARLLEIVSYGQDAARVMFGKDRSEPVLSLPLAPQQYGGWALLAGAFILTVLVYTAYRKYRGQKGNLKTV; encoded by the coding sequence ATGCCGCGCAGAAAAGTAATCATACTGTCAGGAATCATGCTGTACTGGCTGCTGGCCGGTATCAGCGGAGGCCGTGTTCAGGCTGAAGCAGGGGATGCCGCTGCAGACCAGGGAAGTACAGCTTACATAGAAGCAGCCGGAAGTGTGCCCAGTGATCCCGCTGCTCTCACGGCCAGAAGCGGAGCGCAGCGGCTGGAGCAGGCTGCGGAAGCTCTGTACGGCTATGTGCTTGAAGGCGATGTGCTGAAGGCCCGCCAGGAGGCAGAGGAGGTCTCTCAGATCTTCATCTCTTCGTCCTTTGAAGGGATGACCTCAGTAGAGGGGGTCAATGCACTATCCTCTGTGATCCTGGACATGAAGTCGGCACTGGCTGCGGCCCAGCCGTCCCCGGAGAGATGGGAAGCGGCTGCGGCGAAGCTGCGGCTTGCCGCTAACAGCCTGAATCACCCCCGCCAGCCCATGTGGCTGCAGTACTATAAGCTGGTCCGTGAGGATCTGAACGATATGGAGCAAAGCGCCGCCGCGAATGATCTCAAGAGCTGGACAGCGGCGCTGGCAAGACTTCAGAGCCGGTATGCGAATATCCGGCCTGCGGTGATCATCTCCCGGCCTGCTGAGGCGGTGAGCAGCTTTGATTCCTGGATGTCTTACGCAGGTGGGGTTGCAGGCTCGGAGCAGCCCGTGGAACGGGCACGCCTGCTGGAGATTGTATCCTATGGGCAGGATGCAGCAAGAGTGATGTTCGGCAAGGACCGCAGCGAGCCGGTCCTGTCTCTGCCGCTGGCTCCGCAGCAATACGGGGGCTGGGCCCTGCTGGCAGGCGCGTTCATCCTTACGGTGCTCGTGTATACAGCTTACCGTAAGTACCGCGGCCAGAAGGGGAATTTAAAAACCGTGTAG
- a CDS encoding DUF1405 domain-containing protein has translation MPGHWFEKLFRDRRIIWLLFIVNLLGTVYGYMWYGNQLTFTAQNEPLWLLPFVPDSPTASLFFTAALLLLLYPPRGLTGTLVRELIEALAVLTSVKYGIWAVSIIVAGGYQGDSLTWKDWMLMISHTGMAVEALIYARFFTFRRMLPVALAWTFANDVVDYSQGVYPWLPSVLDDDLTAVQYFTMGLTLFSTAAAWLFCGRTRRPALPDRTAMKH, from the coding sequence ATGCCGGGTCATTGGTTTGAGAAGTTATTTAGGGACCGGAGAATAATATGGCTGCTGTTTATCGTGAATCTGCTCGGAACGGTCTACGGATATATGTGGTACGGCAACCAGCTCACATTCACGGCGCAGAATGAACCGCTCTGGCTCCTGCCGTTCGTTCCTGACAGCCCTACGGCCAGTCTGTTCTTCACGGCTGCATTATTGCTGCTGCTGTATCCGCCAAGAGGGCTTACAGGGACGCTGGTGCGTGAGCTGATTGAAGCGCTGGCAGTCCTAACCTCTGTGAAGTACGGAATATGGGCGGTCAGCATCATTGTGGCCGGCGGTTATCAGGGAGATTCCCTCACCTGGAAGGACTGGATGCTGATGATCTCCCATACCGGAATGGCCGTGGAAGCTCTGATCTATGCCCGGTTCTTCACCTTCCGGAGAATGCTGCCTGTGGCGCTTGCGTGGACGTTCGCTAATGATGTAGTGGATTATTCACAAGGCGTGTATCCCTGGCTGCCTTCTGTGCTTGATGATGATCTTACCGCTGTTCAGTACTTCACCATGGGGCTTACACTGTTCAGTACGGCTGCTGCCTGGCTGTTCTGCGGCCGGACAAGACGTCCTGCACTTCCGGACAGAACTGCCATGAAGCACTGA
- a CDS encoding menaquinol-cytochrome c reductase cytochrome b/c subunit has translation MAHGDDSKEKVIFVGDSRVRRGNGFITPPDYTAYPGKSEAFIPNFLLKEWMVGVVVLVGILVLTISEPAPLGFPANPAATVIPIPDWYFLFLYQYLKLPYASGDYIVLGTLGVTGVAFGALLLAPFLDTGPERRFYRRPIASSLMFLSLAAIVYLTNTAWTEYKHEMAETGQIPEDVQREEKAAENRAAGLPTTSAVKPKDIAIVDKDDPAMALYKQATCITCHAVDMKGSGSFPSLRGVGDKHDKAAILTIIKEGKGQMPPMVETAMGAGLTEQDIDELAGWLAKQKSGQ, from the coding sequence ATGGCACACGGAGACGACTCCAAAGAGAAGGTGATATTCGTCGGGGATTCCCGGGTCCGCAGAGGAAACGGATTCATTACCCCGCCGGATTATACGGCGTATCCGGGCAAATCGGAAGCCTTTATCCCTAACTTTCTGCTCAAGGAATGGATGGTTGGCGTAGTGGTGCTGGTGGGAATCCTGGTTCTGACCATCTCGGAGCCGGCTCCACTCGGGTTCCCTGCCAATCCGGCAGCAACGGTAATTCCGATTCCCGACTGGTATTTTCTCTTTCTCTATCAGTATTTGAAGCTTCCTTATGCATCAGGTGACTATATCGTGCTGGGAACGCTGGGCGTGACAGGCGTGGCCTTCGGGGCGCTGCTGCTGGCGCCTTTCCTGGATACCGGCCCCGAACGGCGGTTCTACCGCAGACCGATTGCGTCCTCGCTGATGTTCCTGTCCCTCGCGGCAATCGTCTATTTGACCAACACAGCCTGGACAGAATACAAGCATGAGATGGCTGAAACCGGCCAGATTCCAGAGGATGTTCAGCGCGAGGAGAAAGCGGCCGAGAACAGGGCGGCGGGCTTGCCAACCACCAGCGCCGTCAAGCCGAAGGATATTGCCATTGTGGACAAGGATGATCCGGCGATGGCACTCTATAAGCAAGCAACCTGTATAACCTGCCATGCGGTAGATATGAAGGGCTCCGGCAGTTTTCCTTCGCTTCGGGGTGTAGGCGATAAGCATGATAAGGCGGCGATTCTTACTATTATAAAAGAAGGTAAGGGTCAGATGCCGCCAATGGTGGAGACAGCTATGGGAGCAGGGCTGACCGAGCAGGATATCGATGAGCTGGCCGGCTGGCTTGCCAAACAAAAAAGCGGACAGTAA
- the qcrB gene encoding menaquinol-cytochrome c reductase cytochrome b subunit, with amino-acid sequence MFKNVYNWIDERLDITPIWRDVADHEVPEHVNPAHHFSAFVYCFGGLTFFITVIQILSGMFLTMYYVPDIINAYASVEYLQTKVAFGKIVRGMHHWGASLVIVMMFLHTMRVFFTGSYKAPREMNWVVGMLIFFVMLGLGLTGYLLPWDNKAYFATKVTLEIANSVPFMGPVLKELMQGGSIAGAETLTRFFALHVFFLPAVLLILLVGHFIMIRRQGISGPL; translated from the coding sequence GTGTTCAAAAACGTATATAACTGGATTGACGAACGTCTGGATATTACACCGATCTGGAGAGATGTTGCCGACCACGAGGTCCCCGAGCATGTCAATCCCGCACACCACTTTTCAGCCTTTGTCTACTGCTTCGGCGGACTAACCTTCTTCATCACTGTAATACAGATCCTCTCAGGAATGTTTCTGACCATGTATTATGTCCCGGATATCATTAATGCCTACGCCAGCGTGGAATACCTGCAGACCAAGGTCGCCTTCGGTAAAATCGTCCGCGGCATGCACCACTGGGGCGCGAGTCTCGTCATTGTCATGATGTTCCTTCATACGATGCGTGTGTTCTTCACCGGTTCGTATAAGGCCCCGCGCGAGATGAACTGGGTAGTTGGGATGCTGATTTTCTTTGTCATGCTGGGACTGGGACTTACCGGTTACCTGCTTCCATGGGACAATAAGGCGTACTTCGCCACCAAGGTTACATTGGAGATCGCCAATTCGGTTCCGTTCATGGGACCGGTGCTCAAGGAGCTGATGCAAGGCGGCAGCATTGCCGGCGCCGAGACGCTGACCCGGTTCTTCGCCTTACATGTATTCTTCCTCCCGGCGGTTCTGCTTATACTGCTTGTCGGGCACTTCATTATGATCCGCAGACAAGGCATATCCGGTCCGCTGTAA
- a CDS encoding ubiquinol-cytochrome c reductase iron-sulfur subunit produces MSSLNEEEESLPQEPPSRNEMSRRQFLTYTLGGATAFMGAGVILPMVRFAVDPILQKKGEGEFIKVAEASKITEEPQEFTFELPQQDGWYASTAMLTAWIRKDANGDIYALSPICKHLGCTVGWNNNKAHPDEYHCPCHGARYTKQGRQLAVAAKPLDQYTTKIDGGWVYLGEIVPNTVSAKEA; encoded by the coding sequence ATGAGCAGCCTTAATGAAGAAGAAGAGTCACTTCCGCAAGAACCGCCCAGCCGAAACGAGATGTCACGCAGACAGTTTTTGACCTACACACTAGGAGGGGCTACCGCCTTTATGGGTGCCGGAGTTATCTTGCCGATGGTCCGGTTTGCTGTAGATCCGATTCTGCAGAAAAAAGGCGAGGGAGAATTCATCAAGGTAGCAGAAGCGTCCAAAATTACAGAAGAGCCCCAGGAGTTCACCTTCGAGCTTCCGCAGCAGGACGGATGGTATGCCAGTACAGCGATGCTTACGGCGTGGATCCGTAAGGACGCGAACGGAGATATTTATGCGCTTTCACCGATCTGCAAGCATCTGGGCTGCACTGTAGGCTGGAATAACAACAAGGCGCATCCCGATGAATATCATTGCCCTTGCCATGGCGCCCGCTATACGAAGCAGGGCCGGCAACTGGCCGTGGCTGCCAAGCCGCTGGACCAGTACACCACCAAGATTGACGGAGGCTGGGTATATCTCGGTGAAATCGTCCCTAATACTGTTTCGGCGAAGGAGGCGTGA
- a CDS encoding DUF2487 family protein, producing MKFSDFDSRAWETDGQYYDTCIIPYSGLQGTETPPETVKLLERQRDFLELAEQPYKGRVVTYPAVQYAGPGMTALLNELCRKVKSSGFQYAIVMSANEGLRREEVFESDLLLCLPEIAADTRAPVSAYVRSEIQALWQNEK from the coding sequence ATGAAATTCAGTGATTTTGACAGTAGAGCCTGGGAGACCGATGGACAATACTATGATACCTGCATTATTCCTTATAGCGGACTTCAAGGCACGGAGACTCCGCCTGAGACAGTTAAGTTACTTGAACGGCAGCGTGATTTCCTGGAATTGGCCGAACAACCTTACAAGGGGCGGGTCGTGACTTATCCGGCGGTACAGTATGCAGGGCCTGGAATGACAGCTTTGTTGAATGAACTTTGCCGGAAAGTCAAATCCAGTGGCTTCCAGTACGCGATCGTGATGTCTGCCAATGAGGGGCTGCGCAGGGAGGAGGTATTTGAAAGCGATTTACTCCTTTGCCTGCCTGAGATAGCTGCCGATACGAGAGCCCCGGTAAGCGCATATGTGCGGAGTGAAATCCAGGCTCTGTGGCAGAATGAAAAATGA
- a CDS encoding IDEAL domain-containing protein produces the protein MDKMKATYEVMLGLAAEMVWDEALRKRRTDMLYRKIDTALAAGDEAAFRNLTEELKSLA, from the coding sequence ATGGACAAAATGAAGGCTACTTATGAAGTGATGCTGGGGCTAGCTGCGGAAATGGTGTGGGATGAAGCGTTAAGAAAGCGTCGTACCGACATGTTGTACCGGAAGATCGACACGGCGCTGGCTGCTGGTGATGAGGCGGCTTTCCGGAATCTGACTGAAGAACTGAAAAGTTTGGCATAG
- a CDS encoding gamma carbonic anhydrase family protein — MRIAYGSYIPQLDETVYVAEGAKLVGDVRISKQSSVWFNAVLRGDLAPVIIGERCNIQDGVVGHVADGLPLVLEDDISVGHSAIIHGCRIGKGTLIGMGAIVLNGAEIGEYALVGAGSIVTENTIIPPYTLSLGTPAKVVRELTEQDLLRMARTSESYVKKALEYGIS; from the coding sequence ATGCGGATTGCCTATGGGAGTTACATACCGCAGCTTGACGAAACGGTCTATGTGGCGGAAGGCGCTAAGCTCGTTGGCGATGTAAGAATAAGCAAACAATCCAGTGTCTGGTTCAACGCTGTACTTCGCGGTGACCTGGCGCCGGTGATCATCGGGGAGCGCTGCAATATCCAGGACGGTGTGGTCGGCCATGTGGCGGACGGATTGCCGCTGGTGCTGGAGGATGACATCTCGGTCGGGCATTCAGCAATCATCCACGGCTGCCGGATAGGCAAGGGCACATTAATCGGAATGGGTGCAATTGTACTGAACGGAGCAGAGATTGGTGAATATGCTTTAGTAGGAGCCGGCTCCATTGTAACCGAGAACACAATCATTCCTCCGTACACGCTCTCCTTGGGCACACCGGCCAAAGTGGTCCGTGAATTGACTGAGCAGGATCTGCTGAGGATGGCACGCACAAGTGAAAGCTATGTGAAAAAAGCATTGGAATACGGAATTTCTTAA
- a CDS encoding histidine phosphatase family protein, which produces MLIGLIRHGLTDWNAVGKIQGQSDIPLNDEGRRQAEMLGDRLLQEPYHWDYCITSSLSRAAETGKIVAAKLGIPLLEPDDRIRERAYGQVEGMTAEAREAKWGKDWKLLSLGQESDEALQVRGLAFLEDITARFPGKNVLVISHGGFLAQLYTALYKDKYSERLGNLSLTILEKNEQEWNPLLYNCTRHILQKQH; this is translated from the coding sequence ATGCTGATCGGCTTAATACGCCATGGGCTGACGGATTGGAATGCAGTAGGTAAAATTCAGGGACAAAGTGATATTCCACTGAATGATGAAGGCAGGCGGCAGGCTGAGATGCTGGGTGACCGGCTGCTGCAGGAGCCGTATCACTGGGACTATTGTATTACGAGCAGTCTGTCCCGTGCAGCAGAGACCGGCAAGATCGTAGCGGCCAAGCTGGGCATTCCTTTACTTGAGCCGGATGACCGTATCCGTGAGCGAGCCTACGGCCAGGTGGAGGGCATGACAGCCGAAGCCCGTGAAGCCAAGTGGGGCAAGGATTGGAAGCTGCTGTCTCTGGGACAGGAGAGCGATGAGGCGCTTCAGGTCCGGGGACTTGCGTTCCTGGAGGATATTACGGCCCGGTTCCCGGGTAAGAATGTCCTGGTCATCTCCCATGGAGGATTCCTTGCACAGCTCTACACCGCACTCTACAAAGACAAATATTCGGAACGGCTCGGCAATCTCTCACTCACGATTCTGGAGAAGAACGAGCAGGAATGGAATCCTTTATTGTACAACTGTACCCGTCATATTTTACAAAAACAGCATTAA